In Dermacentor silvarum isolate Dsil-2018 chromosome 2, BIME_Dsil_1.4, whole genome shotgun sequence, the following proteins share a genomic window:
- the LOC119441135 gene encoding uncharacterized protein LOC119441135: protein MYERVSKVFEKHPYGVAIFDTDNDGDLDCLTAVRTKFHKDGPTADYVWVLKGLNGHVKKNITVHYEKGDAPDKAFVTIDDADGQKEEARAFYADYQTCAVLDTPYNGNPHCMLWTTDEVKDNVPSKCTEQFQKNCGVEVMAYDKESCSQV, encoded by the exons atgtatgagcgcgtcagcaag GTTTTTGAGAAGCATCCCTATGGCGTCGCAATATTCGACACTGACAACGATGGAGATCTCGATTGTCTGACCGCCGTCCGAACAAAATTTCACAAGGATGGACCGACTGCTGATTACGTCTGGGTTCTAAAGGGTCTGAATGGTCATGTGAA aaAGAACATCACCGTGCACTACGAGAAAGGAGACGCACCCGACAAGGCATTCGTCACTATCGATGATG CTGATGGTCAAAAGGAGGAAGCAAGAGCCTTCTATGCAGACTACCAGACCTGCGCCGTGTTGGACACGCCATATAACGGCAATCCAC ATTGCATGTTATGGACTACGGACGAAGTCAAAGACAATGTTCCCAGCAAGTGTACCGAGCAATTTCAAAAGAACTGTGGTGTAGAAGTTATGGCCTACGATAAGGAGTCTTGCAGTCAAGTATAA